The Streptomyces rubrogriseus genomic sequence CGTCCACCATGTGCGTGAAGATCGTGCGCGACCTCGTGCGGTAGGGCGGTTCCTGCCGCAGCCCGAGGCGCTCGGGCAGGACCGCCCGCATGCCGCCGGCGTCGACCACGTACGAAGCCCGGAAGGTGCCCCGGTCCCGGGTGACGAGAGTGGCGCCGTCCTCCTCGAACTTCACGTCGTCGACCATGGTGTGGGTGTACGCGGTCACGCCGTAGGACACGGCGACGTGGAACATGTACGCGTCCACGTCCTGCCGGAAGTAGTGCGAGTCGGGACCGAGCGGAGGCCCCCAGGTGGGGTACTGGGTGCACTCGTCGGGCCGGGTGGGCTCGCCCTCCCGGTGGTAGATGAAGCTGAAGTTCCGCTTGACCCCGCTGTTCGACGACACGTGGCGGCGCAGTGCCGCGTTGGTCGCCAGGTGATCGAGCTCGGGGACGTCGTAGCGGCGGGCCAGGACCCGGAGCCCGAACGTGGTCTCGGGGACGGTGGACTCTCCGATGGCGAACCGGGGGTGGCCGCTGCCCTCGAGCAGCAGCACTCGCACGCCGTGACGTGCGAGTACCGCCCCCAGCATCGTCCCGCCGATGCCGCCTCCGACGATGGCGACATCGAAAACACGCTGGTCTTCTTGCATGTCTGCGGTTCCTTTCGCGACGGGAAGAGCGAGTCGCCGGGCTCCCCGGTCACCGGTGGGCGACCGGGGAGCCCGGCAGCACCCGGCGCAGCCCGCAGGCCACCAACCGGGCGGAGAAGGACACGGCGAACCAGGGGGTGGGCGCCAGTCGGGCCAACAGTCGGCGGTCCCCGGGCACTTGCCGCCCGCCGCGCCCGGTGACGTCCAGCCACACGCCGAAGTGCAGCAGCCGCGCCTCGGGTCCGGCGTCCCGAGCGGGGAACGGCCGCATGTGCTCGCGCACCGCACGCGTGAGGGTCGTGCGCCGCACCGTGCCCACCTGCTGTCGGGTCAGGAAGTGGTCGAGCAACTGGGCGGAGCGGCACGGGAATCCACCGCGGCCGAGCGGAGTGCGCCCTACCAGCCCGGCGTCGTGGAACGCCGCGGCGGCCAGCAGGCCGACCCGGTCGTAGGCGAGCCCGTGGGTCCGCGCACAGGCGTCGGCCAGCAGGAACGTCCGCAGAGAGTGCACGGCGACGTGGGGCGGCAGGAGCCGGCACATCTCCTTCAGCGCGGCGCCCGCGAGGGGGTGCCCGAGCAGCTCCGCGAGGGCCGGGCGGCCGAGCAGGGGCTGCCATGCCTCGGGCAACGCCTTCGGTGGATCGGAGTGTGAACTCGCCCCGCTCCCACCGGGATCGGGGACCTCCGGCATCTCGGGCCCTGCGACCATGGCCCAACCCCCCTTGTCTCACGACCCATTGGCTGTGTCCGTCTCACCTGTCTTTACGCCCGGGCCGCCGCCGCCCCCCGCCCCTCGTTCCGCAACGCCTCGTCCGTGTAAGCGCGTTGGCGTGCAACCGACGGCGCGCGATACCGGTGATGCGCTCCGGGCGTACGTTCCGGCCGTCCAATCGGAGCCATGGCCTGTTCGAATGAATGAGCCCTACTCATCCGTTGTGGCGGTGCGGGAGCGGGTGACGGCCGGGAGGATGCGCCCTGCGCTCCCACTGGTGGAAGATTTCTGTAGTAAACCTCGTGAGGTGCGGGGAGTGTTCAGGGCAGGACCGAATCTCGCCTGTGCTGAAATGCGGTGTTGGTATGGTCAGTTTCCCGATCGCCGAAGATTTGCGACTTCCGGCGGAAATCGATGCCTCGGCTCTGCCGGATACTCCCGAAGGGCCGCCTGAGAGAATTCTGCTGACGGGAGCCACCGGATTCCTCGGCGGTTCCCTGCTCGCCGACCTGCTGGATGCCACCGATGCTCGAATCCATTGCCTGGTGAGAGCGGAATCGGCCGCTGAGGCCCGGGAGCGGCTCGCCGGTCAGTTGCGCGCCCGGAATGTGCCGGAGCACCACAAGTCCCGGATCGACGTCGTGCCCGGCAGCCTGGCGAAGCCGCGGTTCGGCTTGACCGACGAGGAGTTCTCGGGCCTCTCGCGCGACATCGACGTCATTTACCACTGCGGCGCCTGGGTCAATCTCCTGGCGAGTTACCCGATCCTGCGCGGCTGCAATGTGTCGGGGACCCTGGAAATCCTGAGACTGGCGACCCGGACCCGCCGAATTCCCGTGCATTACATCTCGACGATGGGGGTGATCCCGGCGGCCCGGGAGGCCGGGACCGGTGTCTCCGGCTACTGCGCCACCAAATGGGTCGCCGAGCAGTTGGTCGCGCAGGCCGCGGACCGCGGATCGCCCACGATGGTGCACCGGCCCGGGGTGATCCTGGCGGACTCGCGCACCGGCCTGGTGGGGAAGTCGGACTGGTTCGTCCACCTGACGACGGCGAGCATCCGCGCCGGCTGCGCCCCCGACCACCCCGGCCTCCTGCCGGTCGGCACGGTCGACTTCACCAGCCGCGCCATCGTCGAGCTGTCCCTGAGCCGGCCTGCCCGAGGACAGGTGTTCCACGTGATCGATCCCGAGCCGCTGCCCTTCCGGTCGTACTTCCAGGGCTTCGCGGACGCCGGTGTCGACCTTCCGCTCGTCCCGTTCGACACCTGGCTGGAGCGGCTTCGCGACCTGGGCGACGAGGTCCCCCGCAGCACCCTGCGGCTGGCCGGCGAGACCCTCCGGCAGATGATCCCCGCCCCGGGGCCGGACACCGCCGGCCCCACCGCGGCGACCGCGCACCGCGCCCCGCCCGTGCTCGACTCCGACTACTTCCGCAGGATGCTCGCCTTCCTGAGCCGCGACGCCCTGCTGCCCGCCCAGTGACCCACGTACGGTCCTCTCCACCCGTGCCTCCCGTCACCCTCCCCGCATCTCAACAGCTGGAGTTTCCGCAATGTCCCCTTTCACCCTGGAAGACCTGACGGCGATGGTGGCCGAGATCGCCGGCGCCGAAGCGGCCCGGGCGCTCTCGGAGCAGCCGGCCGACGCGCCCTTCACATCGCTGGGGTTCGACTCGATGGCCGTCATCGAACTGGCCGAGCGGATCCAGGAGCGCTACGGCGTTCCCATCCCGGACGAGGCGGTGCACGACCTGCGCACCGTCCGACGGACCCTCGACTACGTGAACGGCCGGGCGGCCGTCGCGGCGGCGGACGGAGCCCGCTGATGGCCCGGGGCGCGGGACGGCTGACCGGCATCGGCGTCTACCGCCCCGGTGGCCTGCTCACCAGCGCCGAACTCGACACCAGGTTCGGTCACGAGGACGGCTATATCGAGCAGATCACCGGGATCCGGACCAGGCTGAAGGCCGACCCCGACGACACCTTCGTCGAGATGGCCGCGCAGGCGGCGGACAAGGCCCTGGCCCAAGCGGGCGTGCTCGCCGAGGACCTGGACTGTGTCCTGTTCTCCTCCGCCAGCAGCGTCGGCCAGGCATCGTGCCGGGCCGCCAGTCTCACCCACCGCATCGGAGCCGGCCGGGCCGGCGGGTTCGACGTCAACGGCGGGTGCGCCGGGTTCGGTTACGGGCTGGCCCTGGCCTCCGGACTCATCGCCGCACAGCAGGCGCGTCAGATCCTGGTCGTCGCCGCCGAGCGGCTGAGCGACATCACCGACCCCGACGACTGCGCGACCGTCATGGTCTTCGGCGATGCCGCCGGGGCCGCCGTGGTCAGCGCCGCGGAGCACCCCGGGATCGGACCGGCGGTGTGGGGAACCCACGGCCCCGGTGAGCCCTGGATGACCAGCGCCCCGCCCAAACCCGGTGCCGCCCGCCCGTACATGCACATGGACGGCACCCGGGTGGTCCGCTGGTTCGGTTCGCACATGCCGCAAGTGGCCCAGGAAGCACTCGACGCGGCCGGGCTCACCTGGGACGACATCGGCGCCTTCGTGCCGCACCAGTGCAACGGGCGGCTGATCGACGCGATGGTGCGCCGACTGCGCCCGCCCGAGCACGTGGCGATCGCCCGCAGCATCGTCACCGACGGCAACACCAGTTCGGCGTCCATCCCGCTGGCCCTGGAGTCGCTGCTCGCCTCGGCCACCGTACGGCCCGGCGACAAGGCGCTGCTGCTGGGCTTCGGCGCCGGGCTGACCTGGTGCGCCCAGGTGGTCGAACTTCCGTAAGGAGCACCTCATGAACGTCACGTCCGCGTCCCCCGCGGTCGACCTCAGGGCCGTCGGCGCACCCGAAGCCGGTGTCGTGGCCCGACCCCTGTCCCGTCTGTCCGACGCCGATCTCGGCACCCTGCTGATGATCCGCCACTTCGAACTGGCCGTGCTGGAGCTGTTCTCCCAGGGCCGGCTGCACGGCACCACGCACACCTGCCTCGGCCAGGAGTACATCCCCGTCGCGCTCTACCCGCTGCTGGACGAGGGCGACTACGTCTTCAGCAACCACCGCGGGC encodes the following:
- a CDS encoding HD domain-containing protein, encoding MVAGPEMPEVPDPGGSGASSHSDPPKALPEAWQPLLGRPALAELLGHPLAGAALKEMCRLLPPHVAVHSLRTFLLADACARTHGLAYDRVGLLAAAAFHDAGLVGRTPLGRGGFPCRSAQLLDHFLTRQQVGTVRRTTLTRAVREHMRPFPARDAGPEARLLHFGVWLDVTGRGGRQVPGDRRLLARLAPTPWFAVSFSARLVACGLRRVLPGSPVAHR
- a CDS encoding thioester reductase domain-containing protein; the protein is MLKCGVGMVSFPIAEDLRLPAEIDASALPDTPEGPPERILLTGATGFLGGSLLADLLDATDARIHCLVRAESAAEARERLAGQLRARNVPEHHKSRIDVVPGSLAKPRFGLTDEEFSGLSRDIDVIYHCGAWVNLLASYPILRGCNVSGTLEILRLATRTRRIPVHYISTMGVIPAAREAGTGVSGYCATKWVAEQLVAQAADRGSPTMVHRPGVILADSRTGLVGKSDWFVHLTTASIRAGCAPDHPGLLPVGTVDFTSRAIVELSLSRPARGQVFHVIDPEPLPFRSYFQGFADAGVDLPLVPFDTWLERLRDLGDEVPRSTLRLAGETLRQMIPAPGPDTAGPTAATAHRAPPVLDSDYFRRMLAFLSRDALLPAQ
- a CDS encoding ketoacyl-ACP synthase III: MARGAGRLTGIGVYRPGGLLTSAELDTRFGHEDGYIEQITGIRTRLKADPDDTFVEMAAQAADKALAQAGVLAEDLDCVLFSSASSVGQASCRAASLTHRIGAGRAGGFDVNGGCAGFGYGLALASGLIAAQQARQILVVAAERLSDITDPDDCATVMVFGDAAGAAVVSAAEHPGIGPAVWGTHGPGEPWMTSAPPKPGAARPYMHMDGTRVVRWFGSHMPQVAQEALDAAGLTWDDIGAFVPHQCNGRLIDAMVRRLRPPEHVAIARSIVTDGNTSSASIPLALESLLASATVRPGDKALLLGFGAGLTWCAQVVELP
- a CDS encoding acyl carrier protein encodes the protein MSPFTLEDLTAMVAEIAGAEAARALSEQPADAPFTSLGFDSMAVIELAERIQERYGVPIPDEAVHDLRTVRRTLDYVNGRAAVAAADGAR